A single Pristis pectinata isolate sPriPec2 chromosome 22, sPriPec2.1.pri, whole genome shotgun sequence DNA region contains:
- the LOC127581667 gene encoding delta-type opioid receptor-like: MELSTLPNTERELFTDYSAEMYWSLAFNATWEDLQNSFRKNISLDNGTRLDPANETTSTIHAIAITALYSVVCVVGLIGNFLVMYVIVRYTKMKTATNIYIFNLALADALATSTLPFQSAKYLMNTWPFGELLCKIIISIDYYNMFTSIFTLTMMSVDRYIAVCHPVKALDFRTPMNAKIVNVCMWLLSSAIGVPVMVMAITRPDDNGSVMCGIQFPEPKKYWENVTKICVFIFAFVIPVLVITICYSLMILRLRSVRLLSGSKEKDRNLRRITRMVLVVVAIFIICWTPIHIFVIVKALVKVNTSPLISVSWHFCIALGYTNSCLNPVLYAFLDENFKRYFREFCLPLRTRLEENSFTRARKTTRESVCACTPSEMVNKPV, translated from the exons ATGGAGCTGTCCACGTTACCGAACACTGAACGGGAGCTGTTCACAGACTATAGTGCTGAAATGTACTGGAGCCTGGCGTTCAATGCTACCTGGGAGGATTTGCAGAACAGTTTTCGAAAGAATATTAGCCTGGATAACGGCACAAGGTTGGATCCGGCCAACGAAACCACGTCCACGATCCACGCTATCGCTATCACAGCGCTCTACTCGGTGGTGTGTGTGGTTGGGCTCATAGGCAATTTTTTGGTCATGTACGTGATTGTCAG GTACACAAAAATGAAGACAGCTACAAATATTTACATCTTCAATCTTGCGCTGGCAGATGCCTTAGCCACAAGCACACTGCCGTTCCAGAGCGCCAAATACCTGATGAACACCTGGCCCTTTGGGGAGTTGTTGTGTAAGATAATCATATCAATTGATTACTACAATATGTTCACCAGCATCTTCACTCTCACCATGATGAGCGTCGATCGCTATATTGCGGTCTGCCACCCTGTTAAGGCACTGGATTTCCGCACACCCATGAATGCAAAGATTGTCAATGTCTGCATGTGGCTACTGTCTTCAGCCATCGGGGTCCCAGTCATGGTCATGGCTATCACCCGCCCGGACGATAATG GCAGTGTGATGTGCGGCATTCAATTCCCAGAGCCCAAAAAATACTGGGAAAACGTAACCAAAATTTGTGTCTTCATATTTGCCTTTGTCATACCGGTGTTGGTCATTACCATCTGCTACAGCCTCATGATTCTGCGTCTGAGAAGTGTCCGACTCCTCTCGGGCTCCAAAGAGAAGGACAGGAACCTGCGGAGGATCACACGGATGGTCCTTGTGGTGGTGGCCATCTTCATCATCTGCTGGACGCCCATTCACATCTTTGTCATTGTCAAGGCTTTGGTGAAAGTTAACACAAGTCCCTTGATTTCTGTCAGCTGGCACTTCTGCATTGCCCTGGGGTACACTAACAGCTGCCTCAACCCTGTGCTCTACGCCTTCCTGGATGAGAACTTCAAGCGGTATTTCCGTGAGTTCTGCCTGCCCCTGCGTACCAGGTTGGAGGAGAACAGCTTCACCCGAGCCAGGAAGACCACCAGAGAATCAGTTTGCGCCTGCACCCCCTCTGAGATGGTCAACAAGCCGGTATGA